The DNA window ACCGCGCAAGTGGTAGGCGACTCGCGGCGGCAGCGCCAGGGCCAGCAGCAGGTCAGCAGCTGCCAAGTTCATCAGCAGCACTGTGGAGGGCAGTCGTGGCACCCTTGTGGCCAgcacccacagtgccaggccatTGGTGGGCAGCCCCACTGCCAGGGACATCCCATAGAGCATGGGCACCAGCCTCGTGGGCACCCAGCCCAGCAGCAGTGCCCGAGAGCTGAGCGGGAGCTCCAGAGTGTTGCTGTCATTGGCACAGGGCTGGCCGGGGTAGCTGCGTGGCTGGGGCCCTGGTGTGCAGTCTGGGGGAGAGAGaccagaaggggaagagggatGGAGGCGCTGAGGGCCCAAGtgtcacccctccccccactccctgaCATTAGCAGTTCCCCCAACTGGATGGTGTGGCCCCTAGACACTACGGTCCAGGCCTCAGCTCTCAGGATCCCCCGGGGTTGGCGGGACAGAGCTGTGGTTCTTGGGTGGGCTGGAAAACCCCCCTGCCCCGTTCTGTTTCCCCGTTATTGGCTCTGGGCACCCCCTAGTCCCAAGGCAGGGCCTGAGGTCactcaccatcaccatcctctccCTCTGTGCTCCCGCCGTCATCGTAGGCGATGGGGGTCTGGGTGTCATCCTCTAGGCTGAGCCCCAGCGCcagaagccacagcagcaagagCGCCCACATGTTGCCAGGGCTAGGTGCAGGCTGGTCTGGGCTGTGGCCGGCTGACCTCAGGCTTCCTGCCTGactggacccccacccccagcttcctgAACACCAGCGGAGGAGTGGACAGGGGCTGGTGAGATAaaccagcccctgcccccatgaTCCCTGtgcagagcccagggcctggacTGAGGAGGTCTGGCCCTTGGGGTTACTCAGCTGCACAGTGTCTAGGTGCTCAGCCAGCAAGACGGGGGAGAAGGTGCCAGACTTCAGCCCCAGCTCCAGGCGCAGTCTCTGTCCAGCCCTAGAAGCTTCTGTGAGCCAAGTggtgacttcctttttttttttttttttggccatgatgggaatttccctgtgccacagcattaagaatgctggatcctttaaccactaggccaccagggaactctaggtgCTTACTTTCTTGCTGGCCAGTCACATCTTAGCCCCCTCCTTGTGACAGTCCAGCTCTCTTCCCCATCAAGACCTCTTGGTCCTTCCTAAAGCCCCCACCCTCTGGCTTTGGCAGGCAGGATGAGATCCCTGCCTTCTCCGGTCAGAGGTCAGAGCAGGTGAGAAGTCCACCCTCCCCAAACTCCCCTGGTCCTCTGTGGGGGCTACTCATCTTATGGAACCTCAACTATGCCCAGCCACAGGCCCCCGGATGGGTGCAGAGTTAAGCTCAGACAGGGGTAGGCCTTGTGAGCCTGGGGTCTGCAGAGGATAGCTGAGGGGGTCTTGGTCCTCAGCCAGACACCCCGATGCTGACCATGTGCTgtcctcggggggggggggtcttaggGGAGCCCAGCTGTGGCCCTCTCTGGGAGTGCCCGTTGCCAGTTCTCAAAGCCCGTCTGCTCGGGTCCTGGCCCACCTCCCCTCAGCCTGGGGCtccaggttggggggaggggatggtcACAGCCATGCCTGAGCCAGAAGGAAGAGGCCAGGCCAGCCCAGAGGGCCCCCCTGAGCCATCTTCCCCTGAGGCCCTCACCCCTCAGACCTCTCTGTGTCCCATCCAGAGGTGGGGGGTACTCCGTTCTCCCGCAGACCTGAGAGAGCCTTCCCCCTCCCACCTTGGGGGAGCCCCACACTGTGTGGTCAGGGATGAGCCACTGTGGCAGGAGGCAGTGTTGAGGGGGAAGGTCTGGGAGCAGGAGGACCCCTAGGGGGAGCTGTAGGGGTCAAGGAAGAACAAATGGGGCGGGAGAGGAGGGCCGATGCGGCTGTGTGCTGGTGTGACGAGCCCTAATCTAGCCACACTCAGGGACAGGAGGACCGGTCAGGAAATGACCGAGCAGTCCTGGACAGAGTCAGTGCTGTGATGCTGGAggtccccgcccccagccccagggttgGGGGAAAGGGAAACCAAGGCCTGGAGAGCTCGGCGAGGGGAGGGTCTCAGCCCGGAGCCTCTCCTCCATGTCTGAGCAGGTCCACCAGCACCAATGACAAATTCAGCACCGCACCTATGGCTTGAAGCATACGTGATCCATGAAAGCCTCAGAGCACATGCAGACCCTCTGCGGCCCCCCAGGAAAGAGCAGGAAACCCTTGCAGGGGAAGCTGGAGCTGGCAGTTCTTCCGCACACAGTCAGGGTGGGCTGAGCCCCAGGAGGGTGGTTTGACTCAGGAGTTCCGTGTCTAGGAATTTATGGCAGACACTCACGCTCAGGAAGACGTCTGTACAGGGAAGTTCCTGGCAGCGCGGGGAGGAGTGGGGCTGGCCCATCAATGACGACGTCCCATTCGCCATGGCAACAGACCTGAGCCAGCGGGAGCCctcgcccccccccgcccccgccaactCCAgacacagcacatggaggtgcaAGGCCATTGTCCCAATCCAGTGACAATCAGGCATGTGGTGGTACCTCCTAGGGGACAACAAGAGCAGCTGCCTTCTGGCAGGGGCTTGGGCCCCTGCTTTTCTCCAAGTGCTTTTTTGTGCTGTTGGAATTTTCTGTACCATGTGTCACTTTCCACGAAAactcatgtttaaaaaaatgcatgagtagctttaaaaggaaagaaatttctggagttcccgttgtggtgcagcggaagtgaatctgactagtgtccattagggtgcgggttcgatccctggcctcgatcagtgggttaaggatccagcattgctgtggctgtggtgtaggccagcccttgcctgggaactgccatacgccgtgggtacagccctaaaaagttaaaaaaataaaaataaaaaagaaagattctgaCAGAGGCTACATCATGGATGAAGCTACATCACACAGTGCtgtgtgaaataagccagtcacaaaaggacaaatactgtgtgattccacttatatgaggtcccTAGGGTGACCAAATTCATAGTCACAGAATGAAGTGGAAG is part of the Sus scrofa isolate TJ Tabasco breed Duroc chromosome 2, Sscrofa11.1, whole genome shotgun sequence genome and encodes:
- the F2RL3 gene encoding proteinase-activated receptor 4 — encoded protein: MLWHREIPIMAKKKKKKEVTTWLTEASRAGQRLRLELGLKSGTFSPVLLAEHLDTVQLSNPKGQTSSVQALGSAQGSWGQGLVYLTSPCPLLRWCSGSWGWGSSQAGSLRSAGHSPDQPAPSPGNMWALLLLWLLALGLSLEDDTQTPIAYDDGGSTEGEDGDDCTPGPQPRSYPGQPCANDSNTLELPLSSRALLLGWVPTRLVPMLYGMSLAVGLPTNGLALWVLATRVPRLPSTVLLMNLAAADLLLALALPPRVAYHLRGQRWPFGEAACRLDTAALYGHMYGSVLLLAAVSLDRYLAVVHPLRARALRGQHLAIGLCMAAWLLAAALALPLALQQQTFQLSHSDHVLCHDVLPIGTQASYWQPVFICLAVLGCFLPLLAMLLSYGATLRTLAAGGQRYGHPLRLTALVLASAMIFFAPSNVLLLLHYSNPGPNAWGDLYAAYVPSLALSTLNSCVDPFIYYYVSAEFRGKVREGLFCRVPGATTASREAGSPGTGTRSSSLV